CAAAAAAATCTAACACGTGGTCATGTGGACCCcacacaaacacattttctctttcatatcctcttttttctttctaatggATGGGGTCTACAAAGGTGTAGGGAAATAAAGAATGTCCACGTAAcattattcttttctttatcGAAAGATGATAATTGCTTTAATTCATTATAGTTTACtataaggttttttctagattacctttgaagaatggtgggtaatttacccaccaaccaatgaaaataagcaatttgttggtggggtcaaatagttcatggataccaattaaaaatgtgcttatgtggctaatgtgtattggttggggtaaattacccaccattctttcaTGGGTACCTTATTTGTCACCTAACTATAAATATATCTATCTAGACACCTTACTTCCCAAAACAAAACCTTAAAGCATCCATTCATTTCTTTCGAGATGTCTAATGTAGCTTACTCTAACCCTGACGCCAAGCAAAGAAATCTTGCAGAATTTCACCCAAATGTCTGGGGAGAATATTTCATTCAATATGCTTCAGAATCTATGGTAAATATATATgttccttatttatttatatagttCATCCATTCGAACAAATGGTTAACCAGCTTATCTCTAATCATATGCAGGAACTTGATCAGAATATTGCAGCCCAAATCGTTACATTAAAAGATGAAGTGAGAAACATGCTACTCTCAAAAACTGAGATGCCATTGGCAAAACTCACCTTGATTGATTCAATATGTCGTCTCGGTGTTAGTTATCATTTTGAAAACGAGATTGACGAAGTTTTGCAACATATTCACAACAGCTGTGTTGAAAATGGAGAAATAATTCTTAAAGACAGCCTTTACTCTCTCGCTGTGCTATTTAGGGTTTTGAGGCAACAAGGATTTTATGTTTCACCAAGTATATATCCATCAATGactcaaacatatttaatttacatttttttatttcttagtaaaAAAAAGATGTGAAAAACACTAAGATTATGATTTGTAAAAAACAGAGAATGACCGATAATTTAATTGGTtgaatttttaatgttttataaaattaacagTTCAACtagtttataaatatgaaatgacatacaaatatttaattaataaatatttaaaaaaatttatgcgACTAatgattgttaatttttttttatataagatgTGTTCACCAAGTTTAAGGACGAGGAAGGAAACTTTAATAAAGGACTAACCACCGATGTCGAAGGGATGTTAAGCTTGTATGAGGCCTCACATATGATTATTCATGGAGAGGAAATTTTGGAAGAGGCATTGGCATTTACATCCACTCACCTTGAGTCCATTGCCACCCAAATGAGTCACTTTCTTGCAGCACAAGTCAAATATGCTTTAAGACAGGCTCTCCACAAGAACTTGCCAAGGCTAGAGGCACGACGGTACATTTCTATTTATGAGCAAAATCCTTCGCATGATGAAATTCTACTCACTTTGGCGAAATTAGATTTTAATTTGCTCCAAAGCCTACATCAAAAAGAGTTTGGAAACATTTGCAAGTAAGTACTTCAATCACACACTCCGATTCTTTGTAGcataacaaaattaaagttgtcATAAGGATAAATCCtgttaataacttttttatattgattttgatctttAAAGATGGTGGAAGGAGTTGGACTTCTCTAGTAAACTACCTTATGCACGTCATAGGATTGTCGAATGTTGCTTCTGGATTTTGACCGCATATTTTGAGCCACAATATTCTCTAGCAAGGAAATTAGCGACGAAAGTAATCGCGATGTTATCAATCATTGATGATACATATGATGCATATGGAACCATTGATGAACTAGAACTTTTTACCAAGGCAATTGAAAGGTTTGTCATCATAGATTTATTGGACAAAAGAACTTGAACATATATTTGCATTTCTCCcttgcttataaaaaatatttttccctctatttaaaatttaaaaaagttaaaagtgaTTTTCAGGTGGGATATTAGCATCTTGGATGATCTTCCAGATTACATGAAATTAATTTATGGAACACTCTggaatatttttgaagaaatagagCAGGAAATGAGGAAAGAAGGAAAGCTCTATACCATGAAGTACTTTATTAAAGAAGTATGAGTTTGTGCCTTCTCTAATTAACTATTAGCAACAAAACATGAgccataatttatttatacatataagttttttttttaggggaatagTGAGTTGATAATTCATAGCTGATTAAGAATTGTTTAAACCAAGATTCAAACTCAGATTATTTCAAAGGATTCGTCCTTAAATCAATTTCATTAATCACTTAAAAccacttaattaattaaatgttacTCCTTTCTTTAACTACAAGTGGTTGACTTTGCTTAACTTAGTTGTCATTTATGTTTCTTAAATATTGAATGTCTTGTTAGTTTAGGAGTGAAAGTTCATGCAAAAGTTTGTtggaaacaaatttaattttaattttgtgaaGGAATTTTTGTTACACAATTTATTTTGTGAAGTTAAGAAacttaacattatttttgtacATTTAATAGAGAACAAATTACACTTGAATAATACTTGAGTACCGTCGTCGTcggtaattttttgtttgaagagactaaaatgaaatatattaccacTGAAAAAGATCCTTCTAACACAAAATATACCAGAGAAGAACACTAAAGTCACAACAGTATTTgcaacaaaaagcaaaaaagcAACATAAAAGAAAGCAAATAATAACCAATGCCATAAATTAACCAATTTGGGTACATTTACTATAAAATTCAAGGATTTAAAGTTTATATCTATGCAACTTGTACTTGTTATGAGTATGTAAACTGAAAGAAGTAtgatttttcattattaattattaagaaATGAGTTTCTTCGTAATTCTGTTGTTTTAATTGTCTGTTTGTGATGACAGTTAAAAGTGGCAGTCCAAGGTTTTATTACTGAGGCCAGATGGCTGAATGAAAAGTATATACCAACTATAGAAGAGTACATGCtcaaatcaacaaaatcatgtGCTTACACTTTGTTGATATTAACTTCTTACATTGGGATGGGAGAAAATACCACAGAGAACATCTTCAATTGGGTAACAAATGACCCAAAAATTGTTAGTGCCGCAGCCAATCTTTGCAGGTTAATGGATGAAATTGTCTCCAGTGAGGtatttaaaatatatcaaaaaaaatattgtttattttatagaaaatgCTAACACGTGCATACATATTAAGGattttattaatagaaattatgtatttaaaattatgccgattaatttcaacaaaagtgtaatattaatttttcttaaaaaatgctTTCTATTATTGAAAACTTTAACATGTTTCATTGGACACATGTTATCACGACCCTTATTTTATTTCACACGATATAAATTAAACACTTGCGTTAATTATTTCTTGGTGTACAGTTCGAGCATAAAAGAGAACATGTTTGCTCATTGTTGGATTGCTACATGAAGCAGTATGATATGTCTAGGGAAGCTGCTATTCAAGAATGCCATAAGGGAATTGCAATTGCTTGGAAAGATATAAATGAGGAATGTCTTAGGCCAACCAAAGTTCCAATGCCTTTTCTTATTCGTGCTCTCAATTTTTCGCGTTTTATGGATGTGAATTACAAAGATAAAGACAATTACACACATTCTGAAGGACTTATGAAGAAATATGTCAAAGAAGTCCTTGTCGAAAGTGTTCCAATCTAAGCATCCAGTTTTAGTGAGTATTTAGACTCACGGTGAATTTGTCAAAATATGACATACCATGGTCATATGAAATTCACTGttaatccaaacaaaattaGTAATGTGTGCATGTCGTGTGTTGGATGCAcacattaaatttattattatattgtgtttaatttgtgtttatatTGTGATGCATAaagtttggttttgttttgcactcttttttccttcatcagtttttatattttactgATAAGGTTTTTAATAAGGCAAATGTTGTAGGTCATTTAAATTGTATCATTGGGTTTTGACTTGGTCCTCCCAAATCTCTTTgttcttatttaatttataataatgatttgGGTGATGCCAATGATAGGTGGTGGTGGTTGTGAGGGTGCAATGATGTCTTCACCATATGATGTCTTTGCgctctaattttgtatttttcttaaataaaaataaataaatcaataaataaataaataataaattttgaagGGAATAATTTGTATGTGCATGCATTAACATCATTATGGCTGAAGTAATCTAACCTAGGTTTGCACCACAAAAGCTATAACAacacaccaaaaaaatatttgtagtaGTAAACAgaccaaaaatatatctatAGTAAAATAAAGGGTTTagaaaatgtttattaaaaagtttaaattgttcaaatttcaatgcattgaattcATCACTTTctatttcctaaaataaaaatagtactAAAATGGGTCGACATAAACAAAACCAATGAAATAaggttaagaaaaaaaaacctgagatcaaatgacaccatggtgtcaaaattagtttgacaccaaatcttatccattcatttcatttaatccaaaggcttaaaactatcatcaaattaattaacatacatcaaatactctctatcacctaattaagaaacatatctatcatcattaattcataatcaaacaataccttcttatttttggtagattcaaaccctttttattttcccctaatttttttcttttggccataagcacaaactcaaactttataatttttataaaatcatgataaatcttAATTCAGTTAAACATGAGACACAACaagtcctctaaaaaaaattagacctatgagtgacaaaataatctaattagcatgaacaattTCAAGAGTCATTTGTCGagcttgttggttttttttaatacaatttaattaattaataaaaaaatatgagtatatgagataaagacaaagaaatatcattgatggtgatgatgattcaaACAACCATGGTATATGAGTTcaaccattcattttataaaaaagtttagaaaaaaagtttgagtatgattatagaaatctaggaaaatttataaatttggggaaataaaaaagaggaacaaataaatttggggaaataaaaatggaatgtttgattataaattaatgatgatagatatgtttcttaattaggtgatagagagtatttggtgtatattaattaatttggtgatagttttaaacctttagattaaatgaaatgaatggatgagatttggtgtcaaaataattttgacaccatggtgtcatttgatcctaaccCATATTATATTAATCTTATCTTAtagtattaataataaatagaattttgatcatctttaaaaaaaactaaatttttgacGTGTGTTAAAAGAATTTAATGGAGATAAAATATCAGagataattttaatcaaaatatcactaatgttttttttagagaatttctAATCTGATTCACAACTTTAACAAATACTAACTAAATAACAATTAATATGATAACATtagttgattttaaaaaaattattagagaaATGTTAATTTGTATCCTTATGTCACATGTTAAGAATTCCACTAATAATAATTATGTATTGGAAAGTGTGTTCATTTATTACTCAAATTGTTTAATACTACTtccatccctaattataagacccttttgagaaaaaaatttgttcctttttataagatccctttggtatttccaagtacattaattatttctttactaacatacccttatttattttgcatcttttttttcaatcaacaataaatattatgttgaaaacataaattaactctctcttttaaggataaaattgtaaaaacaatagtaattatatacaaatttaatactacaaacAACTTTCTTAATCTTCGTAATTTTGGTAAAAGGctcctatatttagggacagGTTAATATAATGAAATTAATGCTTAacaaacaatagtaattatattttggtaattttggtAAAAGGCTCCtatattttggtaattttggtAAAAGGCTCTTataaacaatagtaattatattaaatttttcccATTAAATTCTTACCATTAATATAATGAAATTAATGCTTAACATGTGTCTTAAGGGCAtaagttaacaagacccttaaaaaaaaaaaaaaaacctactaaCTCATACGGACTTATCACTTATTCTTTCtgtctttaaatataaacaaaattgactttttagatttattcattacatcattaaatgaatgaacctaaaaagtcaattttgcttatatttaaagacaGAGGAAATATCACTTATATGTAACAACACAATTTTTTCCCAAGTATAACTTAAAATTACCGAGTGGAGTATATTGCACacatttaaatatatgtttttcttgAAAGTGAGTCAAAATTGATGAATCCAGAAAGTCCAAAATCAATGCCCGAAGTGCACAAAACGGCGCCCCATTTTGCTGGTTTTTTGAGACCTTTTGTCTCGACAATTTTCGACGGTGGAAGGCTAAAAATCGACACCTTATTTTGCGTGACAGCAAAAAACATAAACGTATTTTTGGGTCTGgatttgttccaattttttagggatgcttttaatataaatttaaactTTGTATCATATGAAAACGTGTGTAGAAAACAAGGTTTAGAAGCCAACAAAGAAACTATGGTTTATAGAGAATTCTCTTGgtaacaaacactagggttgagattgttttgattcaccttgaacaaaacactattaggagagagtctcttggtcacggggaCAAATTCGAGATTTGGTTAGAATTAGATTTGAGATTATTTTTGTCACTTTGAAGTTAAGAGTGTTTTTGAGACCATAGTCCTTTTTAGGTATAGTGTCCCTTCTGAATTAAGGATGATATTAAGAGCTTAGTCTTTTTCATAAATTACGTTCCTTCGGAATAAAGAatacttttaagatcatagtcattttttaagaataataatGTCTCTTCAAAATTAAGAATTAGCTTAAGAgggtatgtatgtatatgtgtgtgtgtgtgtgtgtgtgtgtgtatatatatatatatatatagggtggggatattttgactccaagagtaagtgtaatatcttactccaaatcttgacctttaattctaatattggttaatggtttagattaattgatatgataggctttaattcaattttctattGTAGTTAACACTTATCactacaaaataacaaaacaataaatgtcttttaattgcatgattttttttcttcttccattgttttttttttgtttcacgcAAAAATCTTTTTTGAGtgttaaattaaaatcctttccttgaaataaaaatttcaagattcACACAttctattccttcaaaaaaattgcataagaaaaaaaaaatttgcatatatttttttacgctaaaagatttttttttcttctttttccttctccctttacttttttaacactaaaaaaattgcatatatattttttttaaagaaaacaattgtaaaattcaaagaattgcATATTTATTCGTTCTCCcgttactattttttatacgaattttttttttatttcttcattataGTCCTGatcttttcttatgttttttcgTAAATACACATTTTTGTACTAATCTGTCACGAAAAAAAAAGACGATAGAGGAAGTAACCCTAGTCTTTTCTTATATCTAATTCATTTACgataattgcataaaaaaataaataaatttgtgtattttcttatataaataacgacaaattaaaaaaaaaaacacgtgaatccaacataacataacataacaagggctcccttaaaaaaaaaaataacataacaagggtaaaaaattcaaaaacaaattcgCAAAAATTCCAACATCGTAAAGAGGGTATATTTGGGCACACATTATGCCACTCAAATGCTTTGTAAATCACTATGTTGTGGATCCAAGCATGGCCATAAACCTGCAtttgaacataagtaaaattagttattttaatcattaatttaaattaaataatgaagACAACATGTACAAATGTAAGAACACTTACCTACACATGTATTAATCctgttgaatttttatttcaaggaaaggattttaatttaaccctaaaaaaatatttttgtgtgaaacaaaaaaacaatggaagaagaaaaaaaaatcatgcaattaaaagacatttattgttttttttattttgtagtgaTAAGTGTTaactacaatagaaaatgaaattaaagcatatcatatcaattaatctaagccattaactaatattagaattaaaggtcaagatttagagtaagatattacacttactctttgagtcaaaatatcccaacccatatatatatatatatatatatatatatatatatatatatatatatatatatatatatatatatatatatatatatatatatcctttgATATTTTCTGGAGAACTTAAAAGGTTAAAATGGTGGTCATgccatatttgagtggtttgATATTTGGAGAAGTTAAATGTTAGATTGGTGGTAACATCATATATGAGTTGTCACAATACGATAACAGAGTGAACACAATATCTTAATTGATTTGTTTCAGTATTAAATTCAAGTGACCTTAATTGCCATATTTGAGGGTGTAACTTCGAATGATTTTCTACGGTGCAAGCTTGTTTTACCTTGGAGGCGACGTGGTTAATAATCTGCTTGCACAATTTAGGCGGTGCCACGATCTTGAAGAGAGCGACATGTTTGTAACTCAATCCAATAATAACTTTGGTGGGtgaaaaaactttttcaaaatagacTTTGCAACTTCAAATACAACAACTTAAAAACCCAAAAACTAACATCTTTTGATTAAAAAGATAAGATAAGACCAAGAAACAGTTTCTAGATCTTCTCAAAGAGGATCAGTATGAAGTATTTTCTTAACACTACTCCTTGCTTCAGTAGTTGTAGACTTCTATCTTCTAAGGCAAGACTTCATACTTTCCTTTAGAAAGagtctttgtaaaaatatcagataattagttttttatgtCCTTCAAATTCCAATATTCTAACAAGATGTCACCCGCTTGTTGAACTTGCTTGAATGTACAACTTTATACTGAATTCTTGTTCTTTCCATGAAACACGGAATTCTTAGTATATTTCATGCATCGCACGAGTCTAAATACTAGTTCTTTCATAATATTTAAAGGATTGGCGGCATACTTCAAATGATTGTTGTGTTTCCTAATATAACATAGAGAGAGGGAGGAAGAGTCCCtccgatcacatttataagtaaaaaacaatttttttaaattcattgaataagtAATGTATTTGGTCACATTTATAGATCAACTACATTAGTTATTCGGTGaacttaaaaaattgtttttttgcttataaatgtgactggATGGAGTATTtaattactccatccgtcttgaaatataagcaaaaaaaacacattttctttgtcccaaaatataagcaaaaatgacaaacttttattctatttaatcttgttttttaaaaaaatcatcttttccaataaaaactttttcttattctcatgaaattaaatgcaaattacatttaattttctctctcttttattttttccataaacaattgtcaatgaaaattgtttttacatcttcccatgaaacttattccaaagaaaacacaaaaaactatgcTACAAATTTTTATgctttagttttcttaataagtgtgatttttgtttttttgcttataatttaggacgaaGGGAGTATACATTAAACAAGTTCATAAGTTCACATACAAAAGAAACATCACACACAGGTCAACACACTCAAATTCCGGATTACCAAGGACCCATTTCCGTGGGAACCGAAGGGTTAAcgtaaagacaaaaaaaaaatgcaaatactACTTCTACAAATCTTATTATAGTGCCCCTTCCTCTTGTATTTGGATTTGGTCTCCTTTCAAGGCTttccatattttatatttaatcgTCTCAGTTTAGCTTTCGCATCATCTTCAATCTTATCCTTTTCGATTTGTAATTTTCTGAATCTAACTTTTGCCTCATCTTGAATCTTCTCCTTTTCAGTTTGTAATTTTCTGAGTTTGACTTTAGCGTCGTCTTCAATCTTCTGCTTTTGAATCTGCAACGGTCTGAGTTTGGCCTCCGTGTCGTCTTCAATCTTCTTCTTTTGGAATTGCAATGGTCTAAGTTTGTTATTCTTCTCCTTTTCAATTGCCTCCttctctatttttatatttctttgtcTGGCTAATTCCCTTTGATCTCTTGCAATTTGTCTCTgtctctccatttttttttttggtattgcTTTAGACCTACTTTCTCTCTATCTTCACTCTTCTCTGATGAGGTGATGACTTCCCTGCTTCTAAAGAGAGTATATATATAGGCCTATATATTCACAAATAATTATGCATGAGAGCTGTTCAATTATTGATTAATGGCAGggtactatttttttaatttgctttGAACTGAAGTCGTCTTAAAATATATTCATACTCTAATATATGAATTTCATACGTCTATTgttaattttatatgaaatgcGATGGTAACATAGTTgttgaaaacatttaaaattaaaagcatCTTACCCAATTAAGTCATCTAAACAAATGTGGCCAAGAATGTTTTCGTTGGAAATCAATATTTTACTTGGTTGTCATTTGTCAAACCAAAGTTTGCTTATCTTGAATGAAATTTCTTCGAAGCATGCAACAACAATTTGCTACCCACAAgtgttcataaaaaatttagCCAACTACCAACTTGGATTGAATGTACGAAGGATCatttatatgttaatttgtAGAACAACcataaacttgtaaaaaaaatatgcattgacacaaaaatcaaagcaatagaaagataaagcaacaacaaaatgtgagtatgagacaaaaaaattgtcacaataattgtacaaatatcatttctttttacGGAGAATGATGCACATAAGATGCAATATAAGGTCCTGTATAGCACGGTCACATAAAAAATATTGCCACATGAGCTACTTATTTAGACTTAGATATAATTTTAAACTTTGACTAATATAATAGAAGAAAAGACTTAACAGTATGTTAAGTCTATACCAAAAGACTTTGACAATACACAAATTGTTAAGTTGGTCATTTTTAACCAAATTTATATTCAGAACCTTGTAGTGTGTGTGAGCTTTATCGATGTTGATCACTTCCTCTATAGAAGCTTCAAAGGACATATTAGGTTAAATATCATAATCTACTAAAACAAAAAGAGGTTGAACATGAATAATACTCAAGGTACAATTAGCGGTAATTAGTGGCGTAACTAGGATCCTAAGTTAGGGGTTTaaacttttgaattttaattaatatttatagttaaaaataaatcgTTGATAAATAACtcaagtgttacaaataaataaaaaaaacgacTCTCGAAATAATTTTGTTACTTTATAATTATTCTATATGTGGTTTCATGTTATAAAATCGTTGATAACCAACTCATTATCAAAGGTTTTGAACACTTATCTTTTAGTTTCAACaagatttatttaaaaaaaaaaatcaattatttctatATGTGTAAAACATTATTAATCGTTTCTAAATGTAAGATCTTAAAAAGACAACTTGCGGTGAGATGAGAGTGAGTGACAGAGTGATCAAGAGCGGTGGTTCGTCGTGGCTCCGCCATGCACAACCACGTCGGTGTTCCTTCTTGCCGGCTGTGAGGACAAATTGGGGGGATCAAGATCTTGATGGGGACGATTGGCATGACGTGAGACGGCGATGAGGGAAAGCTCATAGACAGGTTGGAAGCGGATGGGAGGATCAGATGGAGGTCAGGCAACGTGGAGGAAGGAACGTCTTTGTTAACCAGCAATCTAGGGTTAGGTTTCCTTTAGGCAATCATGGCAATAACAGGTTTGGGCTGAGTGGAGGAGCGGTGGTGCACAACTACTGGCCACCATCACGTAGGGCGCAGGTCAGGCGACGGTTAGAGACGGCGGAGGACTTTCATAGGGGGCGCGATGAAGAAGATGACAGCCATGATGCTGAAGCTGCGCGCGGTACAGAGGCAGGGAGGGATCAGTCGACAGATTCTCAGCTTAAACGGTtcgttactttttattttaccaatttTCCGCCTCAACTGTCAAATTTTTATTTGCGTAAAGGTTTTTAGGTCTGTGGAATTCTTGAGGACGTGGTGGTTCCGAATAGAAGGAATGCGGATGGAgaattgtttggttttgttcaTTATTCTAGGGTTAGGGACGTTGGTAAATTATTGAAGGCTGTGAATGCTGTCTGCTTTGGAATGTACCGTGTTAGGGCGACTTTAGCACGTTTTGATCGTAGTGTTGCGGCAGAGGGGTCTAGAGGGAAGGAGGAAGCCACTGTGGGGAAGACGGTAGTTAGAGCCGGGGTTGTTGGTTTTAAGCATTCGGGAACGGGAGGATCTTGTGACTTAACAAGTGTGAAGGATGTAGGGAAACAGCGAGACGCGGCCGGTACTAGTTCTGTGAAGGTGGGGGATGTAATTGTTGAGGTTCGGGATGGAGCGGAGAAGGGTTTTCTAGGTAGGGGTGCGGAGAAGGATGTTGGGGAGACGGTGCGTGCGATTAAGAGGACAGGAGCGTCCTATGAGCTAAACGTTGACAAGCAGCAAACCGGTGTTAAGAAGTTGGTTCGTATGTATAGGTCGAACCCTGAGGACTTAAAGTGGGCCCGATCAGGTGTGCTAGCTAATGTGGTGAATGGGGAGGCTATTACTATGGTTCAGAATCGGGTTGAGGATGCGGGTTTTGTGG
Above is a genomic segment from Medicago truncatula cultivar Jemalong A17 chromosome 5, MtrunA17r5.0-ANR, whole genome shotgun sequence containing:
- the LOC11432484 gene encoding (-)-germacrene D synthase; this translates as MSNVAYSNPDAKQRNLAEFHPNVWGEYFIQYASESMELDQNIAAQIVTLKDEVRNMLLSKTEMPLAKLTLIDSICRLGVSYHFENEIDEVLQHIHNSCVENGEIILKDSLYSLAVLFRVLRQQGFYVSPNVFTKFKDEEGNFNKGLTTDVEGMLSLYEASHMIIHGEEILEEALAFTSTHLESIATQMSHFLAAQVKYALRQALHKNLPRLEARRYISIYEQNPSHDEILLTLAKLDFNLLQSLHQKEFGNICKWWKELDFSSKLPYARHRIVECCFWILTAYFEPQYSLARKLATKVIAMLSIIDDTYDAYGTIDELELFTKAIERWDISILDDLPDYMKLIYGTLWNIFEEIEQEMRKEGKLYTMKYFIKELKVAVQGFITEARWLNEKYIPTIEEYMLKSTKSCAYTLLILTSYIGMGENTTENIFNWVTNDPKIVSAAANLCRLMDEIVSSEFEHKREHVCSLLDCYMKQYDMSREAAIQECHKGIAIAWKDINEECLRPTKVPMPFLIRALNFSRFMDVNYKDKDNYTHSEGLMKKYVKEVLVESVPI
- the LOC11428844 gene encoding rRNA-processing protein FYV7, with the translated sequence MERQRQIARDQRELARQRNIKIEKEAIEKEKNNKLRPLQFQKKKIEDDTEAKLRPLQIQKQKIEDDAKVKLRKLQTEKEKIQDEAKVRFRKLQIEKDKIEDDAKAKLRRLNIKYGKP